Proteins from a genomic interval of Choristoneura fumiferana chromosome 12, NRCan_CFum_1, whole genome shotgun sequence:
- the LOC141433334 gene encoding uncharacterized protein, translating into MITYKLFCIVFIFTYGVLSKNTGRGNTRHRQPLEDYQYNHPPEPESYEAIPVAILYEEDSNRNDKSIKSDVSTSNKVEQVNTESSKSESSIAVQSNGAEENIDHGDSTPEKLETEEYISSRKEHQKPTTIKETKSEQDIQIPVAVVYEPEAPYYHKSRPKIQRVSSKRRKVQNPTLVEPTVVEKQIEEGKKTKISAQENENTLNSRVPDKKERFSNNEKVSPNQNYPKRDNSTRQREVVPIVQSENLVFSHTGDFQYSYEGGDGTKAFEKGQLKTFDDDNAGEAVSGSFSYTAKDGNEYSLSYTADENGYRPVGAHLPTPPPIPPAIARALAYLATKPTAEPVTKSLFEADYS; encoded by the exons ATGATAACCtacaaattattttgtattgtttttatattcaCTTATGGTGTATTAAGCAAGAATACTGGTAGAGGAAATACAAGACATAGACAGCCGCTTGAGGACTATCAGTACAATCATCCACCAGAACCGGAAAGTTATGAAGCCATTCCAGTTGCTATTCTATATGAAGAAGACAGCAATCGCAACGACAAATCTATAAAAAGTGATGTCTCAACGAGTAACAAAGTCGAGCAGGTAAATACAGAGTCTTCTAAAAGTGAATCTAGTATTGCAGTTCAATCAAACGGGGCAGAAGAAAATATCGATCATGGTGATTCAACCCCAGAAAAACTCGAAACTGAAGAGTATATTTCAAGTCGCAAAGAACATCAGAAACCTACCACGATAAAAGAAACGAAATCCGAACAAGATATTCAAATTCCAGTCGCTGTGGTTTATGAACCCGAGGCTCCCTACTACCATAAATCCCGTCCCAAAATTCAAAGAGTATCAAGTAAAAGACGAAAAGTTCAGAATCCAACATTAGTAGAACCTACAGTTGTAGAAAAGCAAATCGAGGAAGGGAAGAAAACTAAAATTAGTGCtcaagaaaatgaaaatacactAAATTCTCGTGTACCTGATAAGAAAGAACGATTCAGTAACAATGAAAAAGTCAGCCCTAATCAAAATTATCCTAAACGTGATAATTCGACTCGTCAACGTGAAGTAGTTCCCATAGTGCAATCGGAAAACCTTGTGTTTTCTCATACTGGTGACTTTCAATATAG TTACGAGGGAGGTGATGGCACAAAAGCTTTTGAAAAAGGACAATTGAAAACTTTTGATGACGATAATGCTGGCGAAGCTGTCAGTGGAAGTTTTTCTTATACG gctAAAGATGGGAACGAGTACAGTCTATCATATACAGCAGATGAAAATGGATACCGGCCAGTAGGAGCACACTTGCCGACTCCACCGCCTATCCCACCTGCTATTGCACGAGCACTTGCCTATCTAGCAACTAAACCCACTGCGGAACCAGTCACAAAATCCTTATTTGAAGCAGATTATTCATAA